The genomic segment GACTCCCCAAAACCTGGTTGAATTCCGGTCGGAGCGCTCCGGGGAGAGCGTGCGGAGGATGTGCGGGGAGAGCATGGACGAGGGAAAGCCCACCGGACCGAAGCCGAAGTGGTGGAGCCGCCCCGCCACGGGACCCGCCCCCCTCGCACCGGAACCCGCACCGGTCGCCGACGCGCGCGTCCCGGCAGCCGACGGCCCCTCACCCGTGGCCGACGCACCCGCACCGGTGGCCGACGGTCCCGCACCGACCGCCGACGCACCGGCCGCTCCGGTGACCGGCGCACCCGGGCCCACCGCCCGGGAGCTCCCCGGGCTCACCGTCCCGGAGGTCCCCGGGCCCCGTACCCCCGGCGCCTCGCGTCCGTTGCACGAGCCCGACGAGTACGGCACCCCGCCCTACGGCGGCCCCGGCCCCTGGGCGCCCGCCCCGCCGGTCCAGCACCCCGCCACGACCCCCGCCCACGGCACCCCCGTACCGGGCATCCCGCACGGCACCCCGGTCCGCCACGGCACCCCCGTCCACCACGGCACCCCCGCACCCGGTCCGTACGCGCCGCCCACGGCCCACACGGCCCACACGGCGGCACCCGGCACGCCGCCCTGGCAGCACTACGACCCGTGGGCCGCGGGCTCCCCGCAGCAGCCGCTGATCCGGACCGCGCCGGTGACCTCCGGGGTCGTCCCGGCGGCGGGGCGCCCGGGCGGGCGGCGCGGGTCGCTGCTCGTCGGGGCCGTACTCCTCGCCCTGGTCGCGGGCGTGGTCGGCGGCGGAATCGGCGCGTACGTCGAACGGAACGGCGGACTCACCACCGTCCACCTCCCGCAGGCCGACGGTGTGCCCGCCGGCAGGGCACCGGACAGCGTCGCCGGGATCGCCGCGAGCGCCCTGCCGGGCGTGGTCACCCTGCACGTCAGCGGCGCCGAGGAGTCCGGCACGGGCACCGGGTTCGTCCTCGACGACCAGGGCCACATCCTCACCAACAACCACGTCGTCGCGCCCGCCGGTTCGTCCGGCGACATCACCGTGACGTTCAGCGGCGGCGAGAGCGCGCGCGCCGAGGTGGTCGGCAAGGACAGCGGCTACGACCTGGCCGTGGTCAAGGTCAGCGGGGTCTCCGGGCTGAGGCCGCTGGCGCTCGGCAACTCCGACAACGTCGAGGTCGGCGACCCGGTGGTGGCCATCGGCGCCCCGTACGACCTGTCGAACACCGTCACCTCGGGGATCATCAGCGCCAAACAGCGCCCGATCACCTCGGGCGGCGAGGAGGCCGGTGCCACCGACGTCAGCTACGTCGACGCCCTCCAGACCGACGCGCCCATCAACCCCGGCAACTCCGGTGGCCCGCTCCTCGACGCCCAGGCGCAGGTGATCGGCATCAACAGCGCCATCCGCGCCGCCGACACCGGCTCCTCCGAGACCGGCGCCCAGGCGGGGTCGATCGGCCTCGGGTTCGCCATACCGATCAACCAGGGCAAGCGCGTCGCCGAGGAACTCATCAACACCGGCAAGGCCACCCACCCCGTCATCGGCGTCACCCTCGACATGGCGTACCTGGGCGACGGCGCGAAGGTGAACACCGAGGGCGCGGGCGGCTCCGCCGCCGTCACCGAGGGCGGCCCCGGCGACCTGGCGGGCGTCCGGCCGGGCGACGTCATCACGGCGGTGGACGGTGTGCGCGTCCACAGCGGCGAGGAGCTCATCGTGAAGATCCGCGCCCACCGCCCCGGCGACCGGCTCGACCTGAGGCTCACGCGCGGGGGTAAAGAGCTGTCCATGACTTTGACCCTGGGGTCCGTGACCGGCACCTGAACGTCCACGCGAGGTACCGTCCGTACAGCTTGGCCAGGTACCGTTTGCACGGCCGGACTTTCCGGCCGTGCCGGTGGGAGACCACGCGACGAACACGCGGAGCACACGAGGAGCGGCAAAGTGTTCAACGACATAGGCGCACTTGAGCTGCTTACTCTCGGGATTCTCGCCGTCCTGGTCTTCGGCCCGGACAAGCTGCCGAAGGTCATCCAGGACATCACGCGCACGATCCGCAAGATCCGCGAGTTCTCGGACAGCGCCAAGGAAGACATCCGCTCCGAGCTGGGCCCGCAGTTCAAGGACTTCGAGTTCGAGGACCTGAACCCGAAGACGTTCATCCGCAAGCAGCTGATGGACGGCGAGGACGACCTCGGGCTCAAGGAGATCCGCGAGAGCTTCGACCTCCGCAAGGAGATCACCGACATGACGGACGCCGTGCACGGCCGCGAGAGCGTGGCCTCCGCGGCGGCCGCGACGGTCGCCTCGGCGGGCGCCGACGCCGGCGCGCTGACGAAGTCCCCGGCCGGCGCCCCCGTGGCGAAAGCCGACCCCCTGGCGAAGACGGACCCCCTGAAGAAGGCCGCTCCGGCCGTTCAGGACGACCGTCCGCCGTTCGACGCCGACGCCACCTGAGACCCGTCAATCCCGGCTCGTCCGGACGGTATGGCTATTCTCCATCTGTCCGGTTGCGAGGATGCCCGAGCCCGCGGGGGGCGGGCCGCTCCGGATCTGAGATCGAGGAGGCGGCCGGGCAGATGGAGACCACGAGTCGGGTTGACACGGATGGCACGCCCAGCACGGACACCGCGGAGGCGGAGGGGGTGCCCTCGGCCCGGCCTGCGGTCGTCGACGGCTATCTGCAGGCGTCCTTCCCCTGGTACGCGCTGGACGAGGCGTTCACCGGTCCGCGCCGGCTGACCCCGGTCGGCCGGGCGGCGGACGGCGCCGTCCAGCACGGCGCGATCGGCCACGGCGACGAGCCGCTGGCACGCCCGGACGCGGGCCCCGAGAAGGACCGGTTCGCCGTCGTGGTGACCGTGGCCAGCAGCCCCGTACGCGGCAGCGGCGACGGAACCGGGACCCTGGAGGCCACCACGGTGTCCACGGCCGCCTGGCTGGCCGGCTCCGGGCTGCTCGCCTGCACCTGGCCGCAGCAGCTCGACCACGGCCTGCGCGACGACTGGCTCGACCAGCAGACGGAGATCGCGTTCGAGCTCGCCGACGAGCTGGACGAGGCGCCCTGGTCGACGCTCTCGCTGCCGGTGGACGGCGTACCGGTCGAGTTCCACTACCGCGAGTCCGAGTTCGGCTGGGTGCTGGCCGGATCCGCGAAGGGCGTGCACCTCGGCGCGTACGGGCGGGGGATGAGCGCGTACGGGCTGGGCTTCTCGGCCGTCGAGGACATCGCCACCTACGCCGCCTGAGCCGTACGCATCACGACGAAGGAGCCGGACGGTCCGTGGAGAACGGACCGCCCGGCTCCTTCGCCGTCTCAGAACTTGTTGCGCGGGGTGATGCCCAGCGACATGCCGGACAGGCCGCGCTGACGGCCACCCAGCTTCTCCGCGATGGAGCGGAGCGCCCGGCCCGCGGGGGAGTCGGGGTCGGAGAGCACGACCGGCTTGCCCTCGTCGCCGCCCTCGCGGAGCCGTACGTCGATCGGGATCGAGCCGAGCACCGGCACCTCGGCGCCGACCGTCTTCGTCAGACCGTCCGCCACCCGCTGCCCGCCACCGCTGCCGAACACGTCGACCATCTCGTCGCAGTGCGGGCACGGCATGCCCGCCATGTTCTCCACGACACCGGCGATCTTCTGGTGCGTCTGCACCGCGATCGAACCGGCCCGCTCGGCGACCTCGGCCGCCGCCTGCTGCGGGGTGGTGACGACGAGGATCTCGGCGTTCGGCACGAGCTGCGCCACCGAGATCGCGATGTCACCGGTGCCCGGCGGCAGGTCGAGCAGGAGGACGTCGAGGTCGCCCCAGTAGACGTCGGCGAGGAACTGCTGGAGCGCGCGGTGCAGCATCGGGCCGCGCCAGACCACCGGGGCGTTGCCCGGGGTGAACATGCCGATGGAGATGACCTTCACGCCGTGCGCCGACGGCGGCATGATCATGTTCTCGACCTGGGTCGGCTTGCCGTCCGCGCCGAGCATGCGGGGCACGCTGTGGCCGTAGATGTCCGCGTCCACGACGCCGACCTTCAGCCCGTCGGCCGCCATCGCCGCCGCGAGGTTGACCGTCACCGAGGACTTGCCGACGCCGCCCTTGCCGGACGCGACCGCGTAGACACGGGTGAGCGAACCCGGCTTGGCGAAGGGCACCTCTCGCTCGGCGGTGCCGCCGCGCAGCGCGCCCGCCAGCTCCTTGCGCTGCTCGTCGCTCATCACGTCGAGGGTGACCTCGACCCGCGAGACGCCCTCCACCGCGGCGACCGCGTCGGTCACGTTCCTGGTGATGGTCTCGCGCATCGGGCAGCCGGAGACCGTGAGGTACACCGTGACAGCCACCACACCGTCAGGATCGATCTCGACCGATTTCACCATGCCGAGTTCGGTGATCGGACGGTGGATCTCCGGGTCGTTCACTGTCGCCAGTGCTTCGCGCACCGCGTCTTCCGTAGCCATACGACGATGTTACGGCGCGCGACGCTACGCGCGGGTAGCCCCTCAGCGGTCGCCTTCGTCACTCTCGTGCGGGAGGAGGACGCGCCGGTCCTCCAGATCCCTCATGAGGTCCTCCAGCTCCGAGCGGATCCAGTCGCGGGTGGCGACCTCGCCGAGCCCCATCCGCAGCGCCGCGATCTCCCGGGTGAGGAACTCGGTGTCGGCGATGGACCGCTCGTTCTGCTTGCGGTCCTGCTCGTGGGTGACCCGGTCCCGGTCGTCCTGGCGGTTCTGCGCGAGCAGGATCAGCGGCGCCGCGTACGACGCCTGGAGCGAGAGCATCAGCGTCAGGAAGATGAACGGGTACTCGTCGAACCGCAGCGCGGTCGGCGCGAAGATGTTCCAGAGCACCCAGACGACGATGATCAGCGTCATCCAGACGATGAACCGCCCGGTGCCCAGGAAGCGGGCGATCCGCTCCGAGAACCGGCCGAACGCCTCCGGGTCGTACTCCGGAAGGAGCCGGCGGCGCGGCGCCTTCGGCTGGTCCAGCCGGAACCTGGGCGGGCGCACCATCCCGGACGAACCGGTGGACGCCGCCTTCGCGCGCTCCTCAGCGGCCACGGGCGATCCCCTCCTCGCCGTGGAAGTCGGTCTCCCGCCAGTCCTCCGGCAGCAGGTGGTCCAGCACGTCGTCGACGGTCACCGCGCCCAGCAGCGAGCCGCTCTCGTCCACCACCGGCACCGAGACCAGGTTGTACGCGGCCAGATAGCTGGTGACCACCGCCAGCGGGGTGTGCGGCGGCAGTGGCACGAGGTCGCTGTCCACGATCGAACTGACCAGCGCGAACGGCGGGTCCCGCAGCAGCCGCTGGAAGTGGACGGTGCCGAGGTACTTGCCGGTGGGCGTCTCGTCGGGCGACCGGCAGACGTACACCTGGGCGGCGAGCGCGGGGGAGAGGTCCGACTGCCGCACCCGGGCGAGCGCGTCCGCGACGGTGGCGTCCGGGCGCAGCACGATCGGCTCGGTCGTCATCAGACCGCCCGCCGTCCGGTCCTCGTAACTCATCAGCCGCCGCACGTCGGCCGCGTCGTCCGGGCGCATCAGCGTCAGCAGCCGCTCCTTGTCCTCCTCGGGCAGCTCGGAGAGGAGATCCGCCGCGTCGTCCGGGTCCATCGCCTCCAGCACGTCCGCCGCGCGCTCCTCCTTGAGCTTGCCGAGGATCTCCACCTGGTCGTCCTCCGGCAGCTCCTCCAGCACGTCGGCGAGCCGGTCGTCGTCGAGGGCGGCGGCCACCTCCGCCCGGCGCTTGGGCGTCAGATGGTGCATCGCGTTGGCGACGTCGGCGGGGCGCAGCCGCTCGAAGGTGGCGACCAGGCTCTCGGCCCCCTGCCCGTGCTCCTCCAGCGAGAAGTCGCGGACCGCCGACCATTCGACGGTCAGCGTCTCGCCCTTGCGACGCAGCGCCCCACCGCGCCCCTTGCGGACGAAGTACTTGTCGATCTCCCAGTCGCGGCGGGCCGGCAGCTGGTGGATGGCCACGTCGAGGATGGTGACCTCCTCGCCGGACTCCGCGAGCCGCACCCGCCGGTCCAGGAACTCCCCGAGCACCAGGCGCTCGGTGGGGCGCTGTTCGAAGCGGCGCATGTTGATCACACCGGTGGTGATGACCTGGCCGGACTCCACGCCCGTCACCCGGGTCATCGGCAGGAAGATGCGCCGCCGGCTGACCACCTCCACCACCATGCCGAGCAGCCGGGGCGGCCGGCCGCCGACGCGCAGCATCGCCACCAGGTCGCGGACCCGGCCGACCTGGTCGCCGTTGGGATCGAAGACCGGAACTCCGGAGAGGTGCGAGACGAAGACCCTGGGCGCGCCCGATGCCATTGCGCACCCCTTCCGTGCCGGTTGCCGCGTGCGATGCCTGACGTGGTCATTTCACGGCACGTCAGGGGCGTCCGGTGACGCCGGTATGCCGGATTCAGGCTAGCCCGTACCACTGCGTACCGCTCCGTACCGGCCCCGGAGCACGCCCGGACGGCTCCCTTCCGGACGGCGCCCGAACCCCGGGTACGCTGCCGCTTGCCATCCCACACGTATGACGAGAGGCAAGTGCGCGTGACCTCCTACGCTCCCGCCGTACGGGCCCGCCGGACCGCGCTCGCCGTGGCGCTCGGGGCGCAACTCGCCCTCGGCCTCACCGCCTGCGCGGGCGACGACCCCGACGAGGGCACGAACGGAATCGGCAAGCTCTCCGCCGCGGAGATCGACACCCGGGCCAGAGCCGCGGCCGACGCCGCCACCGCCGTCCACCTCGCGGGCACCCTCATCAGCAAGGACGGCAGCTACACCCTCGACATGCGGCTCAACGCCGACGGCGGCACCGGCTCCGTCACCTCGAAGGAGAACACCTTCGCCGTGCTCCGGGTCGGCGACGACCTCTACCTCAAGGCGGACGCCGCCTTCTGGAGCGCCGAGCGGGACGCGCAGGACGGCAAGGGCGAGGACGACGACGCGGAAGCCGCCGAGAAGCTCGACGGCAAGTACGTCAAGGTCCCCGAGGACGACCCCACGTACAAGCGGCTGCGCGGCTTCACCGAGAAGGACACCTTGCTCGACGGGCTGCTGTCCCTGCACGGCACCGTCAACAAGGGCGACCGCGCCAAGATCACCGGCGTGCCCACCATCCGGATCCTGGGCGGGAAGGGCGAAGGCGGCTCGCTCGACGTGGCACTCAAGGGCACCCCGTACCCCGTCAGGGTGGCGCGCGGCGGCGGGGGCGGCACGGTCACCCTCGCGGACTGGGGGCGCTCCTTCGAACTGGCGGCCCCGCCGCAGGACGACACCGTCGACTACGGCGGCCAGCTGCCGAAGAACTCCGGCTGAGGCGTTCGTACGTCCGGGGCGTCCGGCCGGTACGGCGCCGGCCGCGCTCAGGCCGCGCGGCGGCGCCTCTTCGCCAGCAGCCGGGGCAGCCCGGCCGGTACCGGCTCCCGGGTGATCGCAGGGGTGTCGAGCGGACGGGCGGCGAGCGAGCCGTCCGGCAGCTCGGTGGTGTGCGCCACCGGCGTCAGCCGCACCACCCGGCAGCCGGCCGCCCAGCGCTCCGTCAACCGCTCGGCGTCCGGCGCGTTCAGCCGCTTCCCCTTGAGCTCCGCGACCGCCGCCTCCCACTCCTCGGAGTGCGGGGCGAGATCGGCCACCTCGGCGGTCCACGCGACGATCCGGCCGCCCTTGTCCTTGCTGCGCACCGTCACCTCGGCCCGCACGCCGTCCGCCAGCCCCTCCGGGAGCGGTTGCTCACCGGGGCCGCCGACGAGCAGCGCCGCGCCTTCGTGCCAGACGTGCCAGAGCGCCCGGGCGGCGCCGGAGGCGCGCACCCAGACCAGGCCGGACTTCTTGGTGGCCTCCTCGACGAGGGCCTGCCCGAGCAACGAGTCAGTAGTCATGGCGAAGAGCCTAGGGTGTGTGTCGAAAGTGGCGCCGTCCGCCCGGAGGGCGGGTCCGGCGGTGTCCGGTGCGTGCGATCGCACGGCGGAGGGTCGCCCCGATACTGGATGTATCGTGGCGATCCCGACAACGCGGCGAGCGTGCGTGCCGGGCGTCGCCGGACAGGCGGGACTTTCGACACGCGGCCTAGGGCGTGTCTGACCATGCGCGTCGGATCAGCGGGCGGTGTCCGGTGCGGTGCATCGCAAGGCGGAGGACCGCCCGCGTACTGGATGTACTCGGGCGGTCCGACAACGCCGCGAGGTGCCGTGCCGGGCGCCGACCGCCCGACGGGAATTGTCAGACACGGCCTACGGGACGCGGGCCGCGCGGCGTCGGACACGGCCTACAGCCAGCCGTTGCGCTTCAGCGTCCGGTGGATGGAGAAACAGACCACGGCGATGACACCCAGCACCATCGGATAGCCGTACGTCCACCGGAGTTCCGGCATGTGCTCGAAGTTCATGCCGTAGACCCCGCAGATCATCGTGGGTACGGCGACGATGGCGGCCCAGGACGTGATCTTGCGCATGTCCTCGTTCTGGGTGACCGTCGCCTGCGCCAGGTTGGCCTGGAGGATCGAGTTCAGCAGTTCGTCGAAGCCGAGGACCTCCTCCTGCACCCGGGCGAGGTGGTCGGCCACGTCGCGGAAGTACTTCTGGATGTCCGGGTCGATCAGCCGCATCGGCCGCTCGCTGAGGAGCTGCATCGGCCGCTGGAGCGGCGAGACGGCCCGCTTGAACTCCAGTACCTCGCGCTTGAGTTGGTAGATCCGCCCGGCGTCGGTGCCGCGTGCGCTGCCCTTCGTCGGGGTGGAGAAGACGTCGATCTCCACCTCGTCGATGTCGTCCTGCATCGCACCCGCCACCGCGATGTACCCGTCCACCACGTGGTCGGCGATGGAGTGCAGCACGGCGGACGGCCCCTTGGCCAGCAGCTCCGGATCGTCCTGGAGGCGGTGGCGCAGTGCGCGCAGCGAGCCCTGGCCGCCGTGCCGGACGGTGATCACGAAGTCCCGGCCGGTGAAGCACATCACCTCGCCGGTCTCGACGACCTCGCTGGTCGCGGTGAGCTCGGCGTGCTCGACGTAGTGGATGGTCTTGAAGACCGTGAAGAGCGTGTCGTCGTACCGCTCCAGCTTCGGCCGCTGGTGGGCGTGGACCGCGTCCTCCACCGCCAGCGGGTGCAGCCCGAACTCCCGTGCGATGACAGCGAATTCGGCCTCGGTGGGCTCGTGCAGCCCGATCCAGGCGAAGCCGCCGCCCTCGCGCACCCGCAGCATCGCCTCGTGCGGGGTCTGGCAGGCGGACGCCTCCATGCGACGGCCGTCGCGGTAGACCGCGCAGTCCACCACGGCACTGGAGGCGGACGGGTCGCGGGTGGGGTCGTAACCGGTGTGCGGGACGGGTTCCTTGCGGAGGGACGGGCGCAGGGAGGGGCGCACAGCGGCGCGCAGGTCACGGATCATGGACATGGCTGGCTCCTACACGAAAGGGCCGTGCGGTGCGCGCAGGCGGAACAGCCCGGAATGGAGACGTGAGAACCACGTCCGCAAAGCGGGCGGCACCGCGGAGCGGTGGCGACGGCGTTCGCTACAGACAGGCAAAAACGGGATGCTCTTCCGCCGTGCGACAAGCCACGAGCCCTGACCGAGAGGGCTTAAGAAATCACCGGGATACGGTGGAGACGGAAGAGCGCTTGGTACTGCACGGTCGACTTGGATCCATGGCAGTCCCCACCTCCTCCGGCCGGTCCCCCGTGGGGGACGACGTGCTGTCGGGACTTCAGGGGGCGCCGCGTCGCGCGCTGTCCCGACCGGCGGCCAGGCTATCAGCCCGGCCAAGGGTCAATCCCTTACTTTGCCCGTTCGATACGCGTTCTATGCTCGCGACATGGAAGAAATTCTCGCGCTCGTCGAAGCCCGGCTGTGCACCGCCCTCGGGGAGCCGGACGCCCGTGCCACAGTGACCTTCCTGGGCACGGACCGCATCGAAGTGCTGCGCTTCCCCGACGGCGACGTGGTCCGCTACGCCACCCTCGGCATGTCCGCCCAGCCCATGGCGGACCCCACCTCGCCACTCGCCGACCCGGTCAAGGGCCCCCGCGCCGAACTGGTGCTCTCCGTACGCGCCGGGCTCGCCGACACCGACCAGGTGCTCCGCCCGCTCGCCGTACTCGCGGCGTCCCCGCAGGTCGAAGGCGTGATCGTGGCACCCGGCGCCTCCCTCGACCTGGGGGACCCGCTCTGGCCGTCCGCCCCCTTCTCCTCGGTGCTGGTCGCCGAGTCCGGCGGGCTGGTGGAGGACCTGGAGCTGGACGAGCCGATGGACCCGGTGCGCTTCCTGCCGCTGCTCCCGATGACCGCGAACGAGGCTGCCTGGAAGCGGGTCCGGGGCGGCCAGGAGCTCCAGGAGCGCTGGCTCTCGCACGGCACGGACCTGCGGGACCCGCTGCGCACCTCCGTACCGCTGGACTGAACCCCTACCCGTCCGTGTTCGTGCCGTCGTCGTACGAAGAAGCCGTCGGGGTGCGAAGAAGCCGTCGGCGTGCGAAGAGGGGCCCCGCCGGCCGGCGGGGCCCCTCTTCCGTGTCCGTTCCTCCGCGCCCGTGGCCGTCAGTTGGCGAAGGCGGAGACGCCGTCCTCGGTGGCGTGCCGGGGCTGGACCTCCTCGGCCTCGTGGGTGAGCGCGGAGCGGCGTACCCAGACGATCAGCGCACCGACCACGGCCGTGACGGCGGCGACCACGAACGGGATGTGCACGTTGCTCCACTCCTCGATCTTCGGCGCGAGGTAGGGGGCGGCGGCCGCGGCGAACCAGCGGACGAAGTTGTAGCCGGCGCTCGCCACCGGACGGGGTGCGTCGGAGACGCCGAGGGCGAGCTCGGTGTAGACGGTGTTGTTCATGCCGATGAAGGCGCCCGAGACGATGGTGCAGACGATCGCGGTGACGTGGTTCCCGTACCCGAGGATCAGCAGGTCGGCGGCGAAGAGCACGAGCGAGGCGCCCAGCACCTTCAGCGAGCCGAAGCGTGCCTGGAGCCGCGGGGCGACGAAGACCGAGAAGACGGCGAGCAGCAGGCCCCAGGCGAAGAAGACCGCGCCGGACTTGTACGGGGTCATGTCCAGCACGAACGGGGTGAACGCGAGGATGGTGAAGAAGGCGTAGTTGTAGAAGAACGCCGAGCCCGCGACCGAGGCCAGTCCGCCGTGGCCGAGCGCCCTGACCGGGTCGAGCAGCGAGGTCTTCCTGGCCGGCTTCGGCTGCTCCTTCAGGAACGCGCTGATGCAGACGAACCCGATCGCCATCAGGGCGGCGGTGCCGAAGAACGGGTAACGCCAGCTGGCGTTGCCGAGCAGCGCTCCCACCAGCGGGCCGCACGCCATGCCGAGGCCGAGCGCCGCCTCGTACAGCAGGATCGCCGCCGCGCTGCCACCGGCGGCGGCGCCGACGATCACGGCCAGCGCGGTGGAGACGAAGAGCGCGTTGCCGAGCCCCCAGCCGGCCCGGAAGCCGACCAGCTCGCCCACCGAGGAGGACGTACCGGAGAGCGCGGCGAACACCACGACCAGCGCCAGGCCGGCCAGCAGGGTCTTCTTCCCGCCGATGCGGCTGGAGACGAAGCCGGTGACGAGCATCGCGACCGCGGTGATCAGGAAGTACGAGGTGAACAGCAGCGACACCTGGCTCGGCGTCGCGTCCAGCCCCTTGGCGATGGACGGCAGAATCGGGTCGACCAGGCCGATGCCCATGAACGCCACGACCGAGGCGCCGGCGGTCGCCCAGACCGCCTTGGGCTGGCGAAGGATGCTGGTGGCCCCTTCGTCGAACGGGTCCTCTCCCTGCATGGTGTTCCCACTCTCCTCATGGACGCGGTCCTGACGGCCGCGGGGTCCGGGTGCACGGTCGGGCCGCAGGGCTGCCGCGCACGGTCCGGGCGCACGGTCCGGCCGCAGGGCCGCTGTGCGAGGTCCGGCGCACGGTCCGGGCCATATGTCTGTGCGATACACAGAATAAGTTAGGTCCGCTAATAGATGCAAACTACATCTATCGTTCCTGGTGAGAGCCACGCTGCGGACGGGTGACCGTCCTTGACGTGGCGACGCGGGAGGGGGACCGTGGGTCGCTATGAGGGGCGAACCCAGTTGCCCGAAGTGCGGTGGCCGGGTCAGGGCGCCCGGTCTTTTCGCCGACTCCTGGCAGTGCCCCGCGCACGGTCCGGTCCACCCGATGCAACCGGTGGTCCCGCCCAGCGTCGAGGCCCTCGGAGTGGTGGTCCACCGCGCACAGGTGCCGGTGTGGATGCCGTGGCCGCTGCCGGTCGGCTGGCTGTTCACGGGCGTGGCGCACGCGGGCGACGACCGCAGCGGCGGCCGCGCCACCGCACTGGTCTGCTCGGGGCCAGGTCCGCTCGGCGGGATGGGCGAGCTGCTGCTGGTCGCCGAGGAACTCGGCGTCGGCCTCGGCGCCCGC from the Streptomyces sp. NBC_01335 genome contains:
- a CDS encoding magnesium and cobalt transport protein CorA, producing MSMIRDLRAAVRPSLRPSLRKEPVPHTGYDPTRDPSASSAVVDCAVYRDGRRMEASACQTPHEAMLRVREGGGFAWIGLHEPTEAEFAVIAREFGLHPLAVEDAVHAHQRPKLERYDDTLFTVFKTIHYVEHAELTATSEVVETGEVMCFTGRDFVITVRHGGQGSLRALRHRLQDDPELLAKGPSAVLHSIADHVVDGYIAVAGAMQDDIDEVEIDVFSTPTKGSARGTDAGRIYQLKREVLEFKRAVSPLQRPMQLLSERPMRLIDPDIQKYFRDVADHLARVQEEVLGFDELLNSILQANLAQATVTQNEDMRKITSWAAIVAVPTMICGVYGMNFEHMPELRWTYGYPMVLGVIAVVCFSIHRTLKRNGWL
- a CDS encoding MFS transporter produces the protein MQGEDPFDEGATSILRQPKAVWATAGASVVAFMGIGLVDPILPSIAKGLDATPSQVSLLFTSYFLITAVAMLVTGFVSSRIGGKKTLLAGLALVVVFAALSGTSSSVGELVGFRAGWGLGNALFVSTALAVIVGAAAGGSAAAILLYEAALGLGMACGPLVGALLGNASWRYPFFGTAALMAIGFVCISAFLKEQPKPARKTSLLDPVRALGHGGLASVAGSAFFYNYAFFTILAFTPFVLDMTPYKSGAVFFAWGLLLAVFSVFVAPRLQARFGSLKVLGASLVLFAADLLILGYGNHVTAIVCTIVSGAFIGMNNTVYTELALGVSDAPRPVASAGYNFVRWFAAAAAPYLAPKIEEWSNVHIPFVVAAVTAVVGALIVWVRRSALTHEAEEVQPRHATEDGVSAFAN
- a CDS encoding S1C family serine protease, whose product is MDEGKPTGPKPKWWSRPATGPAPLAPEPAPVADARVPAADGPSPVADAPAPVADGPAPTADAPAAPVTGAPGPTARELPGLTVPEVPGPRTPGASRPLHEPDEYGTPPYGGPGPWAPAPPVQHPATTPAHGTPVPGIPHGTPVRHGTPVHHGTPAPGPYAPPTAHTAHTAAPGTPPWQHYDPWAAGSPQQPLIRTAPVTSGVVPAAGRPGGRRGSLLVGAVLLALVAGVVGGGIGAYVERNGGLTTVHLPQADGVPAGRAPDSVAGIAASALPGVVTLHVSGAEESGTGTGFVLDDQGHILTNNHVVAPAGSSGDITVTFSGGESARAEVVGKDSGYDLAVVKVSGVSGLRPLALGNSDNVEVGDPVVAIGAPYDLSNTVTSGIISAKQRPITSGGEEAGATDVSYVDALQTDAPINPGNSGGPLLDAQAQVIGINSAIRAADTGSSETGAQAGSIGLGFAIPINQGKRVAEELINTGKATHPVIGVTLDMAYLGDGAKVNTEGAGGSAAVTEGGPGDLAGVRPGDVITAVDGVRVHSGEELIVKIRAHRPGDRLDLRLTRGGKELSMTLTLGSVTGT
- a CDS encoding magnesium transporter MgtE N-terminal domain-containing protein, encoding MASGAPRVFVSHLSGVPVFDPNGDQVGRVRDLVAMLRVGGRPPRLLGMVVEVVSRRRIFLPMTRVTGVESGQVITTGVINMRRFEQRPTERLVLGEFLDRRVRLAESGEEVTILDVAIHQLPARRDWEIDKYFVRKGRGGALRRKGETLTVEWSAVRDFSLEEHGQGAESLVATFERLRPADVANAMHHLTPKRRAEVAAALDDDRLADVLEELPEDDQVEILGKLKEERAADVLEAMDPDDAADLLSELPEEDKERLLTLMRPDDAADVRRLMSYEDRTAGGLMTTEPIVLRPDATVADALARVRQSDLSPALAAQVYVCRSPDETPTGKYLGTVHFQRLLRDPPFALVSSIVDSDLVPLPPHTPLAVVTSYLAAYNLVSVPVVDESGSLLGAVTVDDVLDHLLPEDWRETDFHGEEGIARGR
- a CDS encoding Mrp/NBP35 family ATP-binding protein, with product MATEDAVREALATVNDPEIHRPITELGMVKSVEIDPDGVVAVTVYLTVSGCPMRETITRNVTDAVAAVEGVSRVEVTLDVMSDEQRKELAGALRGGTAEREVPFAKPGSLTRVYAVASGKGGVGKSSVTVNLAAAMAADGLKVGVVDADIYGHSVPRMLGADGKPTQVENMIMPPSAHGVKVISIGMFTPGNAPVVWRGPMLHRALQQFLADVYWGDLDVLLLDLPPGTGDIAISVAQLVPNAEILVVTTPQQAAAEVAERAGSIAVQTHQKIAGVVENMAGMPCPHCDEMVDVFGSGGGQRVADGLTKTVGAEVPVLGSIPIDVRLREGGDEGKPVVLSDPDSPAGRALRSIAEKLGGRQRGLSGMSLGITPRNKF
- a CDS encoding suppressor of fused domain protein, translating into MEEILALVEARLCTALGEPDARATVTFLGTDRIEVLRFPDGDVVRYATLGMSAQPMADPTSPLADPVKGPRAELVLSVRAGLADTDQVLRPLAVLAASPQVEGVIVAPGASLDLGDPLWPSAPFSSVLVAESGGLVEDLELDEPMDPVRFLPLLPMTANEAAWKRVRGGQELQERWLSHGTDLRDPLRTSVPLD
- a CDS encoding DUF1003 domain-containing protein codes for the protein MAAEERAKAASTGSSGMVRPPRFRLDQPKAPRRRLLPEYDPEAFGRFSERIARFLGTGRFIVWMTLIIVVWVLWNIFAPTALRFDEYPFIFLTLMLSLQASYAAPLILLAQNRQDDRDRVTHEQDRKQNERSIADTEFLTREIAALRMGLGEVATRDWIRSELEDLMRDLEDRRVLLPHESDEGDR
- a CDS encoding DUF6758 family protein, which produces MRGEPSCPKCGGRVRAPGLFADSWQCPAHGPVHPMQPVVPPSVEALGVVVHRAQVPVWMPWPLPVGWLFTGVAHAGDDRSGGRATALVCSGPGPLGGMGELLLVAEELGVGLGARYAGIEGPDPGPRMRVDGPPVAKVLAAGRPTPLWQVHGVPEDRAVFAGEARGLWLWAIVWPQQSALLMYDELVLTDLRDAGTETDLVPCGALTPRLLGIPEGPPRQGPAPH
- a CDS encoding sec-independent translocase: MFNDIGALELLTLGILAVLVFGPDKLPKVIQDITRTIRKIREFSDSAKEDIRSELGPQFKDFEFEDLNPKTFIRKQLMDGEDDLGLKEIRESFDLRKEITDMTDAVHGRESVASAAAATVASAGADAGALTKSPAGAPVAKADPLAKTDPLKKAAPAVQDDRPPFDADAT